In Candidatus Manganitrophus morganii, the genomic window AACGCCTGGAGGGAGCGGGCATCGTAGCTGATCTGGCCGGGGAAGCTCCCCTGATTGCTGCTGACGATAAAGTTTCCGCTCAATGTTTCAGGTTTGATCGGTTCACTCAAAGTGACCGTGATCAAGCTTCTGACCGGCACGCCGTCCCCTCCCGGCTGCTGTTCGGTCAACACGGGAAGGGTGATATCAGGGGCCCGGCCGGTGGTGAAAAACCAGCTGACATCCGAAGAGGTGGCATTGCCGCTCAAATCTCTGACCCCTCCCCTTATAAAGACCTGATACCTCGTGTCGAACGCCAGATCGGCCTCCGGATCAAGGGTCGCCGTGCTCGATCCCACATTATACGAGAGGCGGACCGGAATCTCCTCTCCGGAGGGTCCCGTCAAAATAAAATGAGACTGAAGCGACGCCGGATCGATATCCTCATCGAAAGTCGCCGAGATGTTGCTGTTGACTGAAACGTTCTGGACGTTCTCGCCGGGGGTTTTCGTAATGATGCGGGGAGGGGTCCGGTCGGAGCCGGAGGCAGTCGTAAAAGACCAGGTATGATCGCTCTCCAATGGATTTCCGGCCAGATCGGTCACACCCCTTGTCATAGTGACCGTGATCACGGCCGAAGAAGAAAGCCGCGAGGGGATTAATATCGCCGTTCGATTCGGCTCGTCATAACTATAGGTCCCCGTGACCCCGTTCACGAAAAAAGTCCCTTCATGAATGCTGGTGGAATCGATCGGCTCCGAGAAAACAACCCGGATCGAAGAGGTGGATGATACCTCGTTCGCTTGGTCCCTTGGAACGGTCGCCTCAATCGAAGGAGGGGTTGTATCGGGACCACCCTCCGTTTCAAAGGCCCAGGTGAAGTTGGATGGAAGGGGAATGCCGTCGAGGTCTTTGATCCCGGTGGTGAGGATCGCGTTGTACCGCCTTCCCCTCTCGAATGGGGAGGAAGGGGTGAAAATCGCTGTTTTATCGCGATAGTCGACTGTTCCGGTCATATCGATCACGATGAAGGTCTTGTCATTCACCGTGACCGGATCGATCGATGAAGAAAACTTGGCAGTGATATGAGAATCAACCCCGACATTCGTCGCCTGGTTCGGAGGAGTCGTTTCTGAAACGGTCGGAGCCCCAATCTCCCCCCCTCCTCCGCTGCCGCACGCGGCAAGGAGCAAGAGAACGAACAACAGCAGTGGCTGGAATTGCATCTTTTGAATCAATGGAAGGCCCCCAATAATCCGAGGCCGTCTCGGCGCTTCGGTGGGAGACAAAAATTGCAATAACAGGACCGTCTCTTTATTCGCCTGATTTAGCAGGATTTAAAAAAGAGATTCGAAGAACGATGAGAAAAGTGTGCAAACCGGATCCCAAAATATGCAGGCAAGTATCGAAACCGGTAGGGTAAATCCTTATGACGAGGAGATAAAAAGGGTGGGAACGCGAAGGCATCCCACCCTTTTGGTATGAGTCACGTAGGAATCAGAGGGTCACAATATCATACTGTTCGATATGGAGATTGGAGTCGGCCTTGATGATGATTTTCTTATGATACTCCCGCTCCAACTCCTCCACCCCATGCCGCTCTTCGTCGTAGAGAAGATTGGCGACGGTCGGATGGACCCCGATGATGATCTTTTTGTCCCGGGGAGAAGAGCCGATCCGGCGGATCTCCCGAAAGATCTCGTAGCAGATGGTGGTGGGAGACTTGGTATAGCCTCTCCCCTCGCAATACGGACAGGGCTCGCAAAGGATCCGCAGGATATCTTCCCGGGTTCGCTCCCGGGACATTTGCACCAAGCCGAGTTCGGAGATCTTTAAGAGATGGGTTCGGGCCTTGTCGGTGCTGACCGCGTCGTGGAGGGCATTGAAGACCTTCTCGCGGTTCTTCTCCTTTTCCATATCGATGAAATCGATAATGATGATCCCGCCGATATTCCGAAGGCGCAGCTGGTAGGCGATCTCCTTCACCGCCTCCAGGTTGGTCTTCAAAATCGTCTCTTCCAGATCGCGCTTCCCGACGAACCGGCCGGTGTTGACGTCAATCACCGTCAGCGCTTCAGCATGATCGATGACGATGTATCCTCCCGATTTCAGCCAGACCCGCCGGTTCTTCGCCTTGGAGATTTCCATCTCAAGACCGTAGGCGTCGTAAACCGGCTCATCCTTATCCCAGAGCTCCACACGTGGGAGAAAGCTCGGAAGGTAGGTGCCGACAAACTCTTTGATCCGTTCATATTCGGGCTTGGAGTCGATGGTCAGCTTGTCGACATCTTTCGTAAAGAGGTCTCGAACCGTTCTGAAGACCAGGTCGAGGTCGGTATGAAGCAAGGCAGGCGCCGGCAATTTATCCCGCTTCTTAAGAATGTTCTGCCAAACCACCTCCAGGAATTCGATATCCTGTTTGAACTCCTCTTCGGTGATGCCATCGCTCACGGTTCGAACGATGTATCCGGCCCCCGGTTTCCTCAGCCGGAGGATCATGTCCTTCAGCCGATGACGCTCGTCCTCCCGGCCGATCCGGCGAGAAACCCCGACATGGTTGACCGTCGGCATGTAGACGAGGTAACGTCCGGGAAGGGAAATGTAGGTGGTCACCCGCGGACCCTTCGTTCCGATCGGTTCCTTGGAAACCTGGACGACCACCTCCTGCCCCTCCTGGAGGAGATCTTCAATCGTCTGGGAAGAGCCCTTCTTCGGCCGCGTCATGACCGGGACCTGCGTCGCTTCGGATGTCTCTTCGAACTCCAGCGGCTCTTCCTCGACCTCCTCGGCCTCTTCCATCATATGGCCGTAATCGTCCATGTTGGTCATGACATCGGCGACGTAGAGGAAGGCGGCTTTCTCGGTGGCAATATCGACAAAGGCGGCCTGCATTCCCGGCAGAACCTTGACGACCTTCCCTTTGTAAACGTTGCCGACGATGCCGCGATCTTTTTTCCGGTCGAAATAGAGCTCGGTAACAATCTTATTTTCGAGAAGGGCGACCCGTGTCTCTTCGCGGGTTGAATTGATCACAATCTCAATAGCCATAAGAATCCTCAATACGTAGGGGGGTGTCTCATCGTGCATCGTCCCAACCGGGAACGAAACACCAGAGTTTCCCCATGAATCAGTAAAATAACATAAATCGTCTCAGTTTAACATTGAAAAGAAGGCCAAGCAAACCCATCGTGGTGACCATGGAGGTTCCCCCGTAACTGACCAGCGGGAGCGGAACTCCCACGACCGGCATGACCCCCAACGTCATCCCGACGTTCACCAGGAAATAAAACGAAATCAGGCCGATGATCCCGACCGCCAGGAGCGACCCGAGCACATCTTTGGCCTTGTAAGCGATCTCAACCCCCCAAAGGAGCAAAAAGAAAAAGAGCATAAAGAAAATGAAAATTCCGACGAAGCCCCACTCCTCGGAGAAAACCGAGAAGATGAAGTCGGTGTGGCTCTCCGGAAGAAACTTCAACTGGCTCTGGGTCCCCCCGAAGAGTCCCTTCCCGAAGAGCCCCCCCGATCCAATCGCAATCTTCGACTGGATGATGTGATAACCGGTTCCGGTCGGATCGTTGGTCGGATCGACGAAGGTCAGGAGGCGTTCCCGCTGATAACCCCTGAGACGATTCCAGAAAAACTGCCATAAGAAAGGGAACATCATCAGAGACATGAGGGAGAAATAGATCAGGAACTTGGAGCGCAACCCGATCACTAAGACCATGCTGAAGAAGACCGAGGAGATTGCTAATGCGGTGCCGAGATCGGGCTGCTTAAGGATCAGGAGCATCGGCAAGAGGACCAGGCTTCCCGGCACCAACAGCTGCCGGAGGTTCAACCCTTTTTTCGGAAAATAGTCTGAAAAGTATTTCGCCGAGACCAGCAAAAGACTGATTTTCGCCAGCTCCGAAGGCTGCATGTTAAAAAAGCCGAATGAGAGCCACCGTTGGGCCCCCAGAACGGTTCGTCCGATCAGAAGGACCAGGACCAGCAGGAGCAGGGTCACCGCATAAATCGGGTAAGCGAACCGGGCGATCTCATGGTAGTCGATCCAGGCCATCACCAGGAAGACGACCCAGCCGAGAATGATCCAGTAAATCTGCTTCATGTAGAGCGGCGAGCGCGCCTCGGAGGCGGACGTGACGCTGTATATCGAGACGACGCCGATCCCCAAAATAAGAATCACGACCACAAAGAGAAGCCAGTCGTAGCCGGCGATGCTTCTTCGATCAATCATTTTACAATCCTTACCAATCGGCTCACTTAACCCTCGCTTGGAATGGCACTCGGAGGGGGCGCCGGGCTTTTAACGGTGATCGGCTCCAACGGAGGGGCGATACCGAGATAGGCCTCGATCAACCTTTTGGAGAGCGGCGCTGCGGCCGAACCGCCGTGGCCTCCGTTCTCTACCAATACAACGACGGCAATCTTCGGACTCTCCACCGGCGCGAATGCAACGAACCAGGCGTGATCGTTAAACTTATCGGGAAGTTTTCCGTGCACCCCTCCCTTCATTCCGATCACCTGCGCCGTTCCGGTCTTTCCTCCGATCGAGACGAACTGAGACTTCGATCCGTTGGCCGTCCCATGCGGGTCGGAGACGACGCCGGCCAAAGAAGCGTGCAGGACCCGAAACGTCTCCGGCGAGATGGGGATTCGTTTTCCTTCCGCGGTCGGGATCTCCTGGATCGATCCGGTCACTTGATCCCGTACTTTCTTCAGGATCTGCGGCGGGTGCGAAATCCCCTTGTTCGCCACCACGTTGGTCATCATCGCGAGCTGCAGCGGCGTCGTCGACACATAGCCCTGTCCGATCGAAACGGAGAGGGTCTCTCCCGGATACCACGGCTCTTTGCGGGCCTGCCGTTTCCACTCGGTGCTTGGAATCAACCCCCCCTTTTCGGAAGCAAGCTCAATCCCGGTCGGGTGCCCCAGGCCGAAGAGATGAGAGAACTTGGCAATGTTATCGACACCGAGGCGGTTTCCCATCTCATAGAAATAGACGTCGCACGATTCGACCATCGCCCGGTGAAGATCGACCGTCCCGTGGCCTCCTCTTTTCCAGTCTCTGAAATTTCGATTTCCAAAGTGGAGAAATCCGCGGCATTCGACCCGGCTCGCCGGAGAGGCCTCTTTCGTTTCAAGGAGGGCGGCGCCCATCACGATCTTAAAGGTCGATCCGGGCGGATATTGTCCTTGAATCACCCGGTTCGTCAAAGGACGCCCCTCATCTTTTAGAATGGCTTCCCATGCCTCGGACGAAGCCCCCTGCGAGAGGAGATTAGGATTAAATGCCGGATGACTGACCATGGCGAGGACCTCGCCGTTCCTAGGATCCATCGCCACGATCGCTCCGTTTCGACCTCCCAACGCTTCTTCCGCCACCTTTTGGACATTGAGATCCAACGTCAGAAAAACATCGTTCCCCCGCTGCGGCTCATTGACCTCCAAGACGCGAATCTCATGGCCGAGGGCGTCGACCTCAATCCGTTTCTGGCCGGGAATTCCGCGGATGACCGCGTCAAAGCTCTGTTCAATGCCGTACTGCCCGATAATCCCCCCCCGTTTAAGGTTCTGATAACTTCCCGATTCAAGCTGCGACTGCGTGATTTCGCCGACGTAGCCGAGAAGGTGGGCGGCCAGGTTTCCATGGATGGCATTCCGCTTGAATTCAGCCTCAATCTTCACGCCGGGAAGATCAAGTCCATGGCCCTCGATCAGGGCCACCTCTTTCATTGTCAGGTCGTCTTTAATTTTAATCGGAAAGAAAGGGTCCTCCTTTTTGAAAGTAACCCTTCGCACGATTTCTTCCTGAGGCATACCGATGAGGTCGGCCAGACGCGAGAGAACCTCCGTCTGATCCGGCATGTCGCCGAGAACGACGTAGAGGTTGAAGCTGGGGACATTATTCACCAGGAGGGCGCCGTTCCGATCGTAGATCAGGCCGCGGGGAGGGGGGGTCTCTACCACCCGGATCCGATTGTTTTCAGAGAGCTCGTAGTAGAACTTCCCTTTGACAACCTGCAGGTACCACGCCCGAAGCAGAAGGCCGCAGAGCGCCAGGACGATCAGGCCGAAGAGCCAATAGATCCTACTCTGTAGATCTCGTGTTTCCTCCTGCGGAAAATAGGACTCCCGCATGATCGAATGATCCTTTCTCACCGCTTCTCTTCGAGAAGAGGAATAAAAGCCCGACTGCAAAAAGGGAATTATAGAGGGCTCTTCCAACCATATTGGGTTGAATCATCAGAAAGAGGCTCCCCTCTCTCATTCCTTCCACCAAGAGGGTTCCGAGGAAGTCATGCAAAATCGAAATAAAAAAGAAAATCAGCACATTCCAGAGCAAGGAGAGATTCAAGAAAGATCTCCCCAGCATTCCGATCGTAAGACCGATCGTTGTTTTCAAGATAAAATTCACGCCGAGGAGTCCAACGGAAAAAAGATCGATCAGCCCCCCCAGGGCAACCCCCCAAAGCAGACCATGAATTTCTCCTTTGGCCCAACTAAAACAATAAACCAAGATCAAAGCAAGATCGGGCTTGACCCCTGCGATCTGAATTTTCTCCAAGAGAAGGGTCTGGACCGGAATCAGAAGAAGAAAGATCGTGATTCGGAAAAACCATTTCATTCATCTCTCTCGTCGGTTGAAGTAATAATCAGGACTTCTTCAAGTTTTGAGAAACTGATTTGAGGGGTCACCTTTACCTGAAGAAAGAGTTCATGCTCCTTTTTTTCCACTTTTTCAATCTCCCCAATCTTAAGACCTTTCGCGAAACTTCCTTCGAGCCCGGAGGTGACGAGAACATCTCCGACCACCACCTCCGAGAAATGGGGGAGGTATTTCAGACGAACAGCCCCCTCCTCGATCCCCTGAACGATTCCTTCATCCCGGGTCCGCTGCACAATCGCTGCGACGGCGCTGTTCCGGTCGGTCAGGAGGAGGACCTGCGCATGGCGCGGTCCGGTCTTGATCACCTTCCCGACGACCCCCTCCGGAGTGATCACCCCCATATCGACCTTGATTCCCTCGGCCTCCCCCTTGTTGACAATGACGGTCTGATACCAATGGCTCGGCTCCCGACCGATTACAGAGGCTGCGACGAGGTTGAAGGGAGCGCTTTGCTTGTAATCGAGGATCCCCTGGAGCCGCTCGGCGAGGACCTCCTCCTCTTTTAACAGATTGTTCTCCCCCCGAAGCCGACCGATCTCCTCGCGAAG contains:
- a CDS encoding Ig-like domain-containing protein, with translation MQFQPLLLFVLLLLAACGSGGGGEIGAPTVSETTPPNQATNVGVDSHITAKFSSSIDPVTVNDKTFIVIDMTGTVDYRDKTAIFTPSSPFERGRRYNAILTTGIKDLDGIPLPSNFTWAFETEGGPDTTPPSIEATVPRDQANEVSSTSSIRVVFSEPIDSTSIHEGTFFVNGVTGTYSYDEPNRTAILIPSRLSSSAVITVTMTRGVTDLAGNPLESDHTWSFTTASGSDRTPPRIITKTPGENVQNVSVNSNISATFDEDIDPASLQSHFILTGPSGEEIPVRLSYNVGSSTATLDPEADLAFDTRYQVFIRGGVRDLSGNATSSDVSWFFTTGRAPDITLPVLTEQQPGGDGVPVRSLITVTLSEPIKPETLSGNFIVSSNQGSFPGQISYDARSLQAFFNPSGPRLEYNTTYTVLLTQGIEDLAGNRLAQVSWTFTTIDPPRVEEMSPAGQGVSTDPPPSIRAVFSREMRGSSITQSSFQVVRVDPFTQQGVTIPGSISYANAIATFTPSIPLSDNTLYRVTLTTGVEDANENPLPAEVTWTFQTAAPPDPSPRVASTAPADGTVDVSVNISGLSAQFMRPIDPSSLLGQFEVRETNGVCCLPRRIEYDAGQQRAMLVFTGGPLAYNTSYTAVLGAGIRSTSGTPMGSDFVWTFTTEAAPDATPPSVTGGDPPDGARDVPATDLSGQPFQIRVDFSEPILSSTVTAATFVVRRVESEFDKPEISGTRRTESSSLFFVPSFPYDPGKTYEVTLTTGITDLAGNPLPSNVIRSLTTAP
- a CDS encoding Rne/Rng family ribonuclease — encoded protein: MAIEIVINSTREETRVALLENKIVTELYFDRKKDRGIVGNVYKGKVVKVLPGMQAAFVDIATEKAAFLYVADVMTNMDDYGHMMEEAEEVEEEPLEFEETSEATQVPVMTRPKKGSSQTIEDLLQEGQEVVVQVSKEPIGTKGPRVTTYISLPGRYLVYMPTVNHVGVSRRIGREDERHRLKDMILRLRKPGAGYIVRTVSDGITEEEFKQDIEFLEVVWQNILKKRDKLPAPALLHTDLDLVFRTVRDLFTKDVDKLTIDSKPEYERIKEFVGTYLPSFLPRVELWDKDEPVYDAYGLEMEISKAKNRRVWLKSGGYIVIDHAEALTVIDVNTGRFVGKRDLEETILKTNLEAVKEIAYQLRLRNIGGIIIIDFIDMEKEKNREKVFNALHDAVSTDKARTHLLKISELGLVQMSRERTREDILRILCEPCPYCEGRGYTKSPTTICYEIFREIRRIGSSPRDKKIIIGVHPTVANLLYDEERHGVEELEREYHKKIIIKADSNLHIEQYDIVTL
- the mrdA gene encoding penicillin-binding protein 2 is translated as MRESYFPQEETRDLQSRIYWLFGLIVLALCGLLLRAWYLQVVKGKFYYELSENNRIRVVETPPPRGLIYDRNGALLVNNVPSFNLYVVLGDMPDQTEVLSRLADLIGMPQEEIVRRVTFKKEDPFFPIKIKDDLTMKEVALIEGHGLDLPGVKIEAEFKRNAIHGNLAAHLLGYVGEITQSQLESGSYQNLKRGGIIGQYGIEQSFDAVIRGIPGQKRIEVDALGHEIRVLEVNEPQRGNDVFLTLDLNVQKVAEEALGGRNGAIVAMDPRNGEVLAMVSHPAFNPNLLSQGASSEAWEAILKDEGRPLTNRVIQGQYPPGSTFKIVMGAALLETKEASPASRVECRGFLHFGNRNFRDWKRGGHGTVDLHRAMVESCDVYFYEMGNRLGVDNIAKFSHLFGLGHPTGIELASEKGGLIPSTEWKRQARKEPWYPGETLSVSIGQGYVSTTPLQLAMMTNVVANKGISHPPQILKKVRDQVTGSIQEIPTAEGKRIPISPETFRVLHASLAGVVSDPHGTANGSKSQFVSIGGKTGTAQVIGMKGGVHGKLPDKFNDHAWFVAFAPVESPKIAVVVLVENGGHGGSAAAPLSKRLIEAYLGIAPPLEPITVKSPAPPPSAIPSEG
- the mreC gene encoding rod shape-determining protein MreC, with protein sequence MLRRRNIYKRFLILSFILGLTIIFISPELQKRPLRWVEVPIGGVVYYVQQGTHAVLDGIGGVWNGYINLIHVQQENQQLREEIGRLRGENNLLKEEEVLAERLQGILDYKQSAPFNLVAASVIGREPSHWYQTVIVNKGEAEGIKVDMGVITPEGVVGKVIKTGPRHAQVLLLTDRNSAVAAIVQRTRDEGIVQGIEEGAVRLKYLPHFSEVVVGDVLVTSGLEGSFAKGLKIGEIEKVEKKEHELFLQVKVTPQISFSKLEEVLIITSTDERDE
- the rodA gene encoding rod shape-determining protein RodA, with product MIDRRSIAGYDWLLFVVVILILGIGVVSIYSVTSASEARSPLYMKQIYWIILGWVVFLVMAWIDYHEIARFAYPIYAVTLLLLVLVLLIGRTVLGAQRWLSFGFFNMQPSELAKISLLLVSAKYFSDYFPKKGLNLRQLLVPGSLVLLPMLLILKQPDLGTALAISSVFFSMVLVIGLRSKFLIYFSLMSLMMFPFLWQFFWNRLRGYQRERLLTFVDPTNDPTGTGYHIIQSKIAIGSGGLFGKGLFGGTQSQLKFLPESHTDFIFSVFSEEWGFVGIFIFFMLFFFLLLWGVEIAYKAKDVLGSLLAVGIIGLISFYFLVNVGMTLGVMPVVGVPLPLVSYGGTSMVTTMGLLGLLFNVKLRRFMLFY
- the mreD gene encoding rod shape-determining protein MreD; this encodes MKWFFRITIFLLLIPVQTLLLEKIQIAGVKPDLALILVYCFSWAKGEIHGLLWGVALGGLIDLFSVGLLGVNFILKTTIGLTIGMLGRSFLNLSLLWNVLIFFFISILHDFLGTLLVEGMREGSLFLMIQPNMVGRALYNSLFAVGLLFLFSKRSGEKGSFDHAGVLFSAGGNTRSTE